The genomic region ACGAAAAGCTGGCGTCGGGATCGACGCTCCAGCGCTATAAGAATAACCTGGCCTTTGTTTACGAGCGGCAGGGCGGGTCCCATCTGCTCGTCGGCCTGAACAACAACACGGGGTACGGCTACAATCTCACCTGCGCCACCGGCTTCGGCGCCAACGTTCATCTGCACGACTACACCGGCCACGCCGCCGACGTCACGACCGATGGCGGCGGCAATGTGACCCTGGCCCTGCCGGCGGCGGTTAGCGGAAACGGCTATGTCTGCTATGCGCCGGCTGGCGTGAGCGGCGGCTTCACCGTCAGCGGCGTCGCCACCACCCAGGAGTACGCCGGCGCGCAGGATCTGGATATCAAGCCCGCCGACAACACCGCGCAGATTCAGGTCTGCCGCGTGTGGGTGGCGAGCGGTTCGCCGGTCACCGGCGCGCTCTTTTACGACACGGCGTCATGGACCTCCAGCACGGACATTAAGCTGGAGCTCGACAACCCCGCTGGAACCGCCGTCGCGACCAAAACCTACCTGTCGGGCACGGCGCAGGGCGCGACCATCACCGCGACCGCGCCGAGCAACGGATGGTACACCTTCAAGATCCGTTCCGACAGCACGCCGACGGCCAATCCAAAGCCGGCGTACTGGCTTCGCGCGACGTATAAATCGACGCTGAATTAGTTAAAGGCCAAACGGTGAATTTACGGCGCGCCAGAATCCGCCGCGATTCTGGCGCGTCTTCGTCTTGACCGGGGGATCCGTGGTATAAAGGATCCATGAGCATTCGATTTCGCGGACGCGCACTCTTCTGCCTTCCCATTCTGCTGCTGGCGGGCCTGACCGCCACGCCGACGCCCGCCGGAGCGGCGGGCGCAAACGCCGTCAGCGCCGCCGATTTCCTCAACTCTCTCGGGGTGAACTCCGCGATCTCCGGACGCGGGGAGAGCCTTTCAAAGACCATCGACTGCGCGAAGTACCTTGGGATCCGCTGGTTCCGTTCGGGGACCGAAGGCGATATTCCACTCCAGGACTTGATCGCGCTGCACAAAGAAACGGGCGCGCGGCTGAGCTGGGGGCTGCTGAGCGGCGGCTCGGATATCCCCAAGCTCATCCAAACGGCGAAGCCGCTCGCGGCGGCCGGCGCTTTGCTGGCCTTGGAAGGGCCCAATGAGCCAAACAACTGGGGCGTGACCTATCAAGGCGAGGCGGGCGGCAAGAACCTGACATGGGTTCCGGTCGCGAAGTTACAGAGCGGTCTCTACAAGGCCGTCAAAAGCGATCCCGTCTTGAAAAAGTATCCGGTCTGGTCCATCAGCGAGAACGGCGCCGAGACCGACAATGTCGGGCTGCAGTTTCTGGCAATCCCGAAGGGTGCGGGGGCGGTCATGCCGGACGGCGCCAAATACGCCGACTTTGCCAACGTCCATAACTATATCTATCACCCGAACTCGCCCGGTCTGGCGGACAACAAGACGTGGAACGCCGCCGATCCGACCCAGACCTGCAAGGTAGACGGGCTTTACGGCGAGTACGGCCTGACATGGGGGCGTCATTTTCCCGGATATTCGGAAGCCGATCTCATTTCGCTGCCCCGAGTCACCACGGAAACCGGCTGTATGATCGACGGCCCGGTGACAGAGGAGATCCACGCTCGGAATCTCCTGAGCATGTATTTGGACCAGTTTAAGCGCGGCTGGAGTTACACCGCCGTTTACCTGCTCCGAGACCGCGTGGATGAGGCCGGCAACCAGCAGTTCGGCTTTTACAAGCCGGACTACTCCCCGCGCAAGGCGGCCGTCTATCTGCACAACCTGACGGCGATCCTGGCGGACAATGGCGCCGCGCGGAAGCCGGGGAAACTCGGCTACGCCATTCCCGACGAACCGGCGACAGTCCACGATCTGCTGCTTCAGAAGAGCGGCGGCGCATGGGAGCTGATCGTGTGGGGCGAACAGATCGAGGGCGCCAGCAGCGTCACCGTCCACCTGGGCGGCGTGTACGGCCTGGTGAAGGTTTACGATCCGACGGTCGGCGCGGACCCGGTCCTGACCTACCATCAAATCAACGCCGTCCCGCTGACGCTGAGCGATCATCCGCTGATCGTTGAGATTCCCGCGAGCCGCCACGCCTGACGGGTCCCGTTACCGTTTCAGAGACGCATGCATCCAGAAGACATTGTACGGCGTCCACTGGGACATCGTAAAATAGAGATCCGGCCCCGCATTATGGATCGGATCGATGTAGCCTCCATAGAGAGCAGGAAAATCTTGCGCGCTCGCGAGGATTTTCCCATCCGTCCACGGCCCGATCAGCGCCGGCGCATCACGCAGGACGAGTGCGTGGCGGTTTTCGTCCAGGGTCACCATCAGCCAGCGATGGAAGTAAGAATTATACGCGACCGATAGCTCGGCGATCGGCCCGCGCACGACCGGGCGCGCCGCCGCCTCATCGCCGGTCCGCCACACGGAGCCGTCCCAGTACTGGTAGGCGGCGCCGTCCAGCATGGCGCTTCCCGGAACGCGCGCGAGATAGGCGTCGCCGTGACGGCCGTTCGGCGTGCCGAGCAGATAGACCGTTTCGCCGATTTTGGCGAAGGCGGCCTGCTGGAATTTGCTGTCGCCCGCCGGCGTGTTCGGCCAGAGCGGAGTGCTGGGCCGTGTCCACGTCGCGCCGCCGTCGTCGGAATACGCCATCCCCCCTTCATTGGTGTCCCAATAGCCGGGCGCGCCCCAATGCCGCACCGCCATATAGTGAAGAAATTGCCGGGCGCCGACGGATACGCCGGCCGTCGGAATGATCGTCCACTCTTTCTCATTCCGCTGCGCGCGCAGCAGCTCTTTGGCGTGTCCGGGCGTGTCGTGGATCATGCGGCTAAACGCCAGGCCCGTCGCCGGATCGGCGTCGCGTGAGAGCGCCAGCACATTGCTGCGCCAGTCCGCCTCGCTTGGCCCGGCGCCGTTCCCTCCCCAGCCCTTGCCGTAGGTGTCGCCGAACACAACTCGAATCTCGCCGTCTCCCCCGTCCCAGAGAATCCCAAGATCGGTCCCCAGAAGCGCATCGCTTTGATCCGTATGATTGGGGTTCGGCAGCGCTTCGCCCGCCGGCGTTGCGCCGGTCACACGCGCGATCTTCGCCGCCGGGCCCGGCGTGACGGCGCCGGCCACGGAAGCGGATAGGACGATCAATGTCAGTATTCCTTTCAAGCGCGAACTCCCCCGTTCATTTCCCAAGTTTGTGCGAATAATACTGAAAATGACGGCGTTTGTAAAGACCCCGCCCGCACGGTTTAAATCCCATGAGAAACGGACACCCTTCAATGGAACACGCGCACGGGGCGCGCTACTCATTCGACGAAGGGGAACGACCAGCACTCATGAGCGAGAAACAGATATCCAGCTTGCCGAGCAAAGATCAGGACCTGGCGTCCGTCACCACGGCGGACACGGAGCCGATGACGACCAACCAGGGCCAGCCGGTCACCGACGACCAGAACTCGCTGAAGGCGGGCCATCGCGGCCCAACCCTGCTGGAGGACTTCATCCTCCGCGAGAAGATTCAGCACTTCGACCACGAACGGATCCCGGAGCGTGTCGTCCACGCGCGCGGCGCGGCGGCGCATGGGTTCTTTCAGGTTTACGAATCGCTCTCGGATTTGACGACCGCCAAAGTTTTGACCGATCCATCGCTGAAGACGCCGGTCTTTGTGCGCTTCTCCACCGTCGCCGGCTCGCGCGGCTCGGCGGATACGGCGCGCGACGTTCGCGGCTTCGCTGTCAAGATGTACACGCCCGAAGGCAACTGGGACCTCGTCGGCAACAATATCCCGGTGTTCTTCATCCAGGACGCGATCAAGTTTCCCGATCTGATCCACGCCGCCAAGCCCGAACCGAACAACGAGATCCCTCAGGCGGCCACCGCGCACGATACGTTCTGGGACTTTATCTCGCTGACGCCCGAATCCATGCATATGGTGATGTGGATCATGAGCGACCGTTCGCTGCCGCGCAGCTTCGGCCAGATGGATGGCTTCGGCGTCCACACCTTCCGATTGGTCAACGCCGAGGGCAAGTCGACGTTCGTCAAGTTCCACTGGAAGCCGATTCTTGGCGCGCATTCGCTGGTGTGGGACGAAGCCCAGAAGATCGCGGGCAAGGACCCGGATTTCCACCGCCGCGATATGTTCGACTCGATCGAAATGGGCAATTTCTTCGAATGGGAGCTTGG from Capsulimonas corticalis harbors:
- a CDS encoding glycosyl hydrolase encodes the protein MSIRFRGRALFCLPILLLAGLTATPTPAGAAGANAVSAADFLNSLGVNSAISGRGESLSKTIDCAKYLGIRWFRSGTEGDIPLQDLIALHKETGARLSWGLLSGGSDIPKLIQTAKPLAAAGALLALEGPNEPNNWGVTYQGEAGGKNLTWVPVAKLQSGLYKAVKSDPVLKKYPVWSISENGAETDNVGLQFLAIPKGAGAVMPDGAKYADFANVHNYIYHPNSPGLADNKTWNAADPTQTCKVDGLYGEYGLTWGRHFPGYSEADLISLPRVTTETGCMIDGPVTEEIHARNLLSMYLDQFKRGWSYTAVYLLRDRVDEAGNQQFGFYKPDYSPRKAAVYLHNLTAILADNGAARKPGKLGYAIPDEPATVHDLLLQKSGGAWELIVWGEQIEGASSVTVHLGGVYGLVKVYDPTVGADPVLTYHQINAVPLTLSDHPLIVEIPASRHA
- a CDS encoding DUF4185 domain-containing protein, with translation MKGILTLIVLSASVAGAVTPGPAAKIARVTGATPAGEALPNPNHTDQSDALLGTDLGILWDGGDGEIRVVFGDTYGKGWGGNGAGPSEADWRSNVLALSRDADPATGLAFSRMIHDTPGHAKELLRAQRNEKEWTIIPTAGVSVGARQFLHYMAVRHWGAPGYWDTNEGGMAYSDDGGATWTRPSTPLWPNTPAGDSKFQQAAFAKIGETVYLLGTPNGRHGDAYLARVPGSAMLDGAAYQYWDGSVWRTGDEAAARPVVRGPIAELSVAYNSYFHRWLMVTLDENRHALVLRDAPALIGPWTDGKILASAQDFPALYGGYIDPIHNAGPDLYFTMSQWTPYNVFWMHASLKR